A region from the Salvia splendens isolate huo1 chromosome 15, SspV2, whole genome shotgun sequence genome encodes:
- the LOC121766729 gene encoding replication protein A 70 kDa DNA-binding subunit A-like, which produces MSPFFTLLKDLQPYTSKWVIKARCVRAYEVSGTSNKINISSLDCVLEDKEGTQIHASFPRDIMHKFKDQIKENKVLCEKRVGTYFNVSKVLLNYDSKEVHDLRKWFSGDARINLTKQNVGKIMKKALGEYEDLKIISLEDILCLEIETVFPHYGEWFYLSCKICGKKVDTAGEQYYCNKCTKHYYEAIERYRFVVNVVDSTFNASLLIWDRESRQMMGKKVGEVVSADMEPFSVIKMCTMPHIIEKYMTASLISHNTEVGELSLNFSDLLFGSDILNEMRVDSMHKSVTSTKTFAKGEEWIMKASSLERKLE; this is translated from the exons ATGTCTCCTTTCTTTACTTTGCTCAAAGATCTTCAACCATACACTTCTAAGTGGGTAATCAAAGCTAGATGTGTTAGAGCATATGAAGTTTCTGGAACAAGCAACAAGATAAATATAAGCTCCCTTGATTGTGTTCTTGAAGATAAGGAG GGGACTCAGATTCATGCAAGCTTCCCACGTGATATAATGCATAAATTCAAAGACCAAatcaaagaaaacaaagtgtTAT GTGAAAAAAGGGTTGGAACATATTTCAATGTCTCCAAAGTGCTCCTGAACTATGACAGTAAAGAAGTACATGATCTACGCAAATG GTTTTCTGGAGATGCAAGGATTAATCTTACAAAACAGAATGTtggaaaaattatgaaaaaggCTCTTGGTGAATATGAGGATCTAAAAATAATAAGCCTTGAGGATATACTTTGCTTAGAG ATAGAGACAGTGTTTCCTCACTATGGGGAATGGTTCTATTTATCATGCAAAATATGTGGCAAAAAAGTTGATACAGCAGGAGAACAGTACTACTGCAACAAATGCACTAAACACTATTATGAGGCAATTGAAAg ATATAGGTTTGTTGTTAATGTAGTAGATTCAACCTTCAATGCATCACTACTGatatgggacagagagagtcgTCAAATGATGGGAAAAAAGGTTGGAGAGGTTGTATCAGCAGATATGGag CCTTTCAGTGTTATCAAAATGTGCACTATGCCACATATAATAGAGAAATACATGACAGCATCTCTTATCTCGCATAATACTGAAGTAGGAGAATTAAGCTTAAATTTCAGTGACCTTCTCTTTGGATCAGACATTCTTAATGAG ATGAGAGTTGATAGCATGCATAAATCTGTTACATCAACTAAAACATTTGCAAAAGGTGAAGAATGGATTATGAAAGCATCATCACTCGAAAGAAAGTTGGAGTAA